One stretch of Perognathus longimembris pacificus isolate PPM17 unplaced genomic scaffold, ASM2315922v1 HiC_scaffold_138, whole genome shotgun sequence DNA includes these proteins:
- the LOC125344517 gene encoding proline-rich protein 23A-like → MDASTTPCCRPETGGPSPEKLSRKNHPGPPPSLQDPSEVTPWFTPEPAGPSPAKRSRKDPPRPPPSSEDSSKATPAPADTHNALTSLVVLATGCALQVPLGHVDLVLEPPPTSVLTVDLLGHRLVLIPQDLLGPNPQGQPGTSSDGLLLDDLLDTRPEDVVVRQGLCCQPFPDVACQEEVYTEDAEDTEEAQDTEDSDPDFLEPSWSSPEPQDPSPQPGLASAHPSSKQSQHSVCIQPGLPPFEVCPRLTAEASPSVSQPAFKSDQPTKSTGVPYAPSMPCARLEMLVLRPIAFLLLLFG, encoded by the coding sequence ATGGACGCCAGCACCACGCCCTGCTGCCGACCGGAGACTGGGGGACCCAGCCCGGAGAAGCTCAGCCGAAAGAACCACCCGGGGCCGCCACCCAGCCTGCAAGACCCCTCCGAGGTGACACCCTGGTTCACACCAGAGCCTGCGGGACCCAGTCCAGCGAAGCGCAGCCGAAAGGACCCGCCGAGGCCGCCACCCAGCTCCGAAGACTCCTCCAAGGCGACACCGGCCCCCGCAGACACCCACAACGCCCTCACCTCCCTGGTGGTCCTGGCCACTGGGTGCGCCCTGCAGGTGCCCCTAGGCCACGTCGATCTGGTGCTGGAGCCTCCGCCAACCTCGGTCCTCACCGTGGACCTCCTAGGCCACAGGCTCGTTCTCATCCCCCAGGACCTCTTGGGCCCCAACCCCCAAGGGCAGCCCGGGACCTCATCCGATGGCCTACTCCTGGATGATTTGCTGGATACACGGCCTGAGGACGTCGTGGTCCGGCAAGGCCTCTGCTGCCAGCCCTTCCCCGACGTGGCCTGCCAGGAAGAGGTCTATACCGAGGATGCTGAAGACACCGAGGAAGCTCAAGACACTGAGGACTCTGATCCTGACTTCCTGGAGCCAAGTTGGTCCAGCCCTGAGCCTCAAGACCCCAGCCCACAACCTGGTCTTGCCAGTGCCCACCCTTCATCCAAGCAGTCACAACACTCAGTATGTATTCAACCCGGACTTCCACCTTTTGAGGTTTGTCCAAGGCTCACTGCTGaggcctctccctctgtctcccagCCTGCTTTCAAATCTGACCAGCCCACCAAATCTACTGGTGTGCCCTATGCACCGTCCATGCCCTGTGCAAGGCTAGAGATGCTCGTGCTCAGACCTAttgccttcctcctcctactGTTTGGTTGA